From a region of the Neobacillus niacini genome:
- a CDS encoding Na(+)/H(+) antiporter subunit F1 — protein MIEIIIRLALLFCSISMLGLIYRVIKGPSTADRVIALDAIGVNLVAITALISIVLNSHAFLEIILLIGILAFIGTLAFAKYLEKGVIIERERNH, from the coding sequence ATGATTGAGATTATTATTCGATTAGCTTTGTTATTCTGCTCCATTTCGATGCTTGGATTAATTTATCGGGTAATAAAAGGTCCCAGTACAGCCGACCGAGTAATTGCATTAGATGCAATTGGTGTGAATCTTGTTGCCATTACAGCATTGATATCAATCGTTTTAAACTCTCATGCTTTTCTTGAAATCATACTTTTAATTGGGATTCTTGCCTTTATCGGAACATTGGCGTTTGCTAAGTATTTGGAAAAGGGGGTTATTATCGAACGTGAGCGTAATCATTGA
- a CDS encoding Na(+)/H(+) antiporter subunit C has product MEILMAFVIGILFMTATYLMLSKSLLRIIVGTGLLSHGAHLLILTMGGLKRGAAPILGGNAENYTDPLPQALILTAIVISFGVTAFFLVLAYRTYQELGTDNVEEMRGTEKDD; this is encoded by the coding sequence ATGGAAATCTTAATGGCATTTGTAATTGGAATTTTATTTATGACCGCCACCTATCTAATGCTTTCAAAAAGTCTATTACGTATTATCGTCGGTACTGGACTATTAAGCCATGGTGCTCATCTTCTTATTCTAACGATGGGTGGTTTGAAACGAGGAGCTGCTCCTATTTTAGGGGGAAATGCGGAGAACTATACAGATCCACTGCCTCAGGCGTTAATTTTAACAGCCATTGTAATCAGCTTTGGTGTGACAGCATTTTTCTTAGTATTGGCTTATCGAACCTATCAAGAGCTGGGGACTGATAATGTAGAAGAAATGAGGGGAACCGAGAAAGATGACTAA
- a CDS encoding Na(+)/H(+) antiporter subunit B: MRKTNNLILETAIKVLLFFIVLYSVYIFTAGHYYPGGGFIGGLMTAGAIVLLLITYDIKTVEELMPVNYRILTAIGLLFAIGTSAGSLLFDVPFLTHAFGDVHLPLLGELSLHTATLFDLGVYFVVVGVTMTIIQTIGEDE, translated from the coding sequence ATGAGAAAAACAAACAATCTCATACTTGAAACAGCGATAAAAGTTCTTCTTTTCTTTATTGTCCTGTACTCAGTCTATATTTTTACAGCAGGACATTATTACCCCGGTGGAGGATTTATTGGAGGGCTCATGACAGCCGGGGCGATTGTACTCTTATTAATTACGTATGATATCAAAACTGTTGAGGAATTAATGCCAGTAAACTACCGGATTCTCACGGCAATCGGGCTGCTATTTGCCATTGGAACAAGTGCGGGCTCTCTTTTATTTGATGTTCCGTTTTTAACACATGCATTTGGTGATGTTCACTTACCGCTTCTTGGTGAATTATCTCTTCATACTGCAACACTTTTTGATTTAGGAGTGTACTTTGTTGTTGTCGGAGTGACGATGACCATTATTCAAACGATAGGGGAGGATGAATAA
- the hppD gene encoding 4-hydroxyphenylpyruvate dioxygenase encodes MKEKRLKAEELVNDFFPVRDVDYIEIYTGNAKQACHFFCTAFGFKPVAYSGLETGNRETVSYVLKQRNIRLVLTGSYKEDTRVAQFVKNHGDGVKDVALLVDDVEKAYNAAVERGGIGLVPPYELKDEKGTIKKAVLGTYGDTIHTLVERKNYQGVFMPGFDPYSVYLPIEDAGLIGIDHVVGNVERMEEWVEYYSKVMGFVEMKHFTDKDITTEYSALMSKVMHNGGRIKFPINEPAEGKRKSQIQEYLEFYNGPGVQHLAILTEDIVSTVSTLKKNGVEFLNTPSTYYEDLGQRIGKIDEEIEKLRELNILVDRDDEGYLLQIFTKPIVDRPTLFIEIIQRKGARGFGEGNFKALFESIEREQARRGNL; translated from the coding sequence ATGAAAGAAAAACGTTTAAAAGCCGAAGAACTTGTGAACGATTTTTTTCCTGTTAGGGATGTAGACTATATCGAAATTTATACAGGCAATGCCAAGCAAGCCTGCCACTTTTTCTGTACAGCATTCGGGTTTAAGCCTGTAGCATACTCAGGTCTTGAAACGGGAAATCGTGAAACCGTTTCCTATGTCCTTAAGCAAAGAAATATCCGTCTAGTTCTCACAGGATCCTATAAAGAAGATACTCGAGTTGCTCAGTTTGTTAAAAATCATGGTGACGGTGTTAAAGATGTTGCACTATTAGTTGATGATGTCGAAAAGGCATATAATGCTGCTGTAGAGCGTGGCGGCATTGGTCTGGTACCGCCATATGAGCTAAAAGATGAGAAGGGGACCATTAAAAAAGCCGTTCTCGGTACATATGGAGATACCATCCATACGTTAGTAGAACGGAAGAATTATCAAGGTGTTTTCATGCCGGGTTTTGACCCTTATTCCGTTTATCTGCCTATTGAAGATGCCGGCTTGATTGGGATAGATCATGTTGTTGGGAACGTTGAGAGAATGGAAGAATGGGTGGAATATTATTCTAAAGTAATGGGCTTTGTAGAAATGAAGCATTTCACAGATAAAGATATTACCACGGAGTATTCTGCGTTAATGTCGAAAGTTATGCATAATGGCGGCAGAATCAAGTTCCCAATTAATGAACCAGCCGAAGGAAAACGCAAATCACAAATTCAAGAGTATTTAGAATTCTATAATGGTCCAGGCGTTCAGCACCTTGCGATATTAACAGAGGATATTGTCTCAACTGTTTCGACCTTGAAAAAGAATGGAGTTGAATTCTTAAATACACCAAGTACCTATTATGAGGATTTAGGGCAGCGAATCGGCAAAATTGATGAAGAGATCGAAAAGCTCCGAGAATTAAACATTCTTGTCGATCGTGATGATGAGGGCTACTTGCTGCAAATATTCACCAAGCCAATCGTCGATCGACCTACATTATTCATTGAAATCATTCAGCGTAAGGGAGCGCGGGGATTTGGTGAAGGAAACTTCAAGGCATTATTTGAATCGATCGAAAGAGAACAGGCTCGCAGAGGAAACTTATAA
- a CDS encoding ABC transporter permease has product MFTAIFGSFEAGIIYAIMALGVYLSFRILDFPDLTVDGSFVTGAALSAVLIVNGVNPFLATIMALVAGFAAGCMTGLLHTFGKINNLLSGILMMIALYSINLRIMGRSNIPLLNTETSFTQIGTFFDSLGIDSFLNSLLTMVGLGDSLPSTWGILIFMIIVTFVIKSLTDLFLQTEIGLAVRATGNNKQMIRSFSANTNLLTILGLGLSNALVAFSGALIAQQGGFADVGMGIGMIVIGLASVIIGEALFGTKSIARATLAVIGGSIIYRIVVTLALRVEFLDPGDMKVITALIVIIALTAPKLIEHSKEKKRKAKRRQEKMNRLQASAERKGENHAALKSDS; this is encoded by the coding sequence ATGTTTACAGCCATATTTGGATCATTTGAAGCAGGTATCATCTACGCGATTATGGCACTGGGCGTCTATCTTTCCTTTCGTATTCTGGATTTTCCAGATTTAACGGTAGATGGGAGTTTTGTTACAGGTGCAGCACTATCAGCAGTGTTAATTGTGAATGGGGTTAACCCGTTTTTAGCCACCATAATGGCATTGGTTGCAGGCTTTGCAGCTGGTTGTATGACAGGTTTGCTCCATACCTTTGGGAAAATTAATAATTTACTGTCTGGTATCTTAATGATGATTGCCCTTTATTCTATTAATCTTAGAATTATGGGAAGATCTAATATCCCGCTATTAAATACGGAAACCTCTTTTACACAAATCGGTACATTTTTCGATAGTCTAGGAATAGATTCGTTCTTAAACAGCCTGTTAACAATGGTTGGTCTTGGAGACAGTCTTCCTAGTACATGGGGAATTTTAATTTTTATGATTATTGTCACGTTTGTTATCAAATCGCTTACGGATTTATTTTTGCAAACGGAAATTGGTCTTGCTGTAAGAGCGACAGGTAACAATAAACAAATGATTCGCAGTTTCTCTGCCAATACCAATCTCCTTACCATCCTTGGTCTGGGGTTATCCAATGCACTGGTTGCCTTTTCTGGAGCTTTAATTGCCCAGCAGGGTGGATTTGCGGATGTAGGTATGGGGATAGGGATGATTGTTATTGGGTTAGCTTCTGTCATTATCGGTGAAGCCTTATTTGGTACCAAATCAATTGCTAGAGCGACTCTTGCGGTTATCGGGGGATCCATCATTTACCGTATTGTTGTTACACTAGCACTAAGGGTCGAATTCCTAGACCCTGGTGATATGAAGGTAATCACAGCACTTATTGTTATTATTGCTTTAACTGCTCCAAAATTAATTGAACACTCTAAAGAGAAAAAGCGTAAAGCCAAAAGAAGACAAGAAAAGATGAACAGGTTACAGGCATCGGCTGAGCGAAAGGGTGAGAATCATGCTGCACTTAAATCAGATTCATAA
- a CDS encoding fumarylacetoacetate hydrolase family protein, which produces MRFVTFEKRDGTVRSGVLLESDVVIDMYEATNGKLPGNMIDFLEQSEINLTLAKGLLQLSYGDKGAYPLNQVRLIAPLPNPKSFRDFYAFEQHVKSARENRGLKMIPEWYQIPVFYFSNHLAIAGPEEEITKPVECKWLDFELEVACIIGKQGRNIPAEEAEDYIFGYCILNDWSARDLQRQEMKVGLGPAKGKDFATSIGPWIITKDEMDPLRAGKGFDISMKARINRRLLSVGNMKDIYYSFGEMIERASVGVTLYPGELIGSGTVGTGCILELGTEVHRWLQPGDEVEFEIDKLGVLRNSIIEAR; this is translated from the coding sequence ATGAGATTCGTAACATTTGAAAAACGTGATGGAACTGTAAGGTCGGGAGTGCTGTTAGAATCTGATGTTGTCATTGATATGTATGAAGCTACGAACGGGAAATTGCCAGGAAATATGATCGACTTTCTTGAGCAAAGTGAAATTAATTTGACATTAGCGAAGGGTCTTTTACAGTTATCCTATGGTGATAAAGGTGCATATCCACTAAATCAAGTTAGGTTAATTGCGCCGTTGCCAAATCCAAAAAGTTTCCGTGATTTCTATGCATTTGAGCAGCATGTAAAATCCGCGAGGGAGAACAGGGGTTTAAAAATGATTCCTGAATGGTACCAAATTCCTGTTTTTTATTTTTCGAATCACTTGGCGATCGCGGGACCTGAAGAGGAGATTACTAAACCTGTAGAATGCAAATGGCTGGATTTTGAACTTGAAGTTGCTTGCATTATTGGAAAGCAGGGGAGAAATATCCCTGCCGAAGAAGCGGAAGATTATATTTTTGGTTATTGTATTCTTAATGACTGGAGTGCTCGGGATCTTCAAAGACAGGAAATGAAGGTAGGATTAGGACCTGCAAAGGGAAAGGATTTTGCAACCTCCATAGGACCATGGATTATCACCAAGGATGAGATGGATCCATTAAGAGCAGGAAAAGGCTTTGACATAAGTATGAAAGCCAGAATTAATCGCAGACTTCTTTCTGTAGGAAATATGAAGGATATCTACTATTCGTTCGGAGAAATGATTGAGAGGGCCTCAGTAGGTGTTACTCTGTATCCAGGGGAGCTGATAGGATCTGGTACTGTTGGAACCGGATGTATCCTCGAACTTGGTACAGAGGTACATCGCTGGCTGCAGCCGGGTGACGAGGTAGAATTTGAGATTGATAAATTAGGTGTGTTAAGGAACTCAATTATTGAAGCGAGGTGA
- a CDS encoding ABC transporter ATP-binding protein, with amino-acid sequence MLHLNQIHKIFNEGTPDEKIAIDHINLTLKPGDFVTVIGSNGAGKSTLMNIISGVLVPDVGEIHIDGKNVTAMSEFKRSKMIGRVFQDPMAGTAPSMTIEENLAMAYSRNKTRTFRRGVTKKRRDYFREVLESLHLGLENRLSAKVGLLSGGERQALSLLMATFTEPAILLLDEHTAALDPSRAELITNLTREIVAKYQLTTLMVTHNMQQAIDLGNRLIMMDKGQIILEVDSQNKKDLTIEGLLEEFKRIRGVQMASDRAVLS; translated from the coding sequence ATGCTGCACTTAAATCAGATTCATAAGATTTTTAATGAAGGAACTCCTGATGAAAAAATTGCGATTGACCATATCAATCTAACTTTAAAACCTGGTGATTTTGTAACCGTTATTGGCAGTAATGGTGCAGGAAAATCGACCTTAATGAATATCATTTCAGGTGTTTTAGTACCAGATGTGGGTGAAATCCACATTGACGGCAAGAATGTAACCGCAATGTCTGAGTTCAAGCGTTCGAAAATGATTGGGCGTGTTTTTCAAGACCCAATGGCCGGAACGGCTCCTAGCATGACAATTGAAGAAAACTTGGCAATGGCTTACTCACGGAATAAAACGAGGACCTTCAGAAGGGGAGTCACGAAAAAAAGACGCGATTACTTTCGAGAGGTGCTTGAATCCTTACACCTTGGCTTAGAAAACCGTTTAAGCGCAAAGGTAGGTTTGTTGTCTGGAGGGGAACGGCAGGCGCTTTCACTGTTAATGGCAACATTCACAGAACCTGCTATACTATTGCTTGATGAACATACTGCTGCGCTTGATCCATCGAGAGCAGAACTAATAACCAATCTTACGCGTGAGATTGTGGCGAAATATCAGCTTACAACCCTAATGGTAACGCACAATATGCAGCAAGCCATTGACCTTGGAAATCGCTTAATCATGATGGATAAAGGTCAAATTATATTAGAAGTGGATTCACAAAACAAAAAAGATCTAACCATAGAAGGATTATTAGAGGAATTTAAACGAATTCGCGGTGTACAAATGGCAAGCGACCGTGCCGTTTTATCCTAA
- a CDS encoding homogentisate 1,2-dioxygenase, translating to MYYRQMGRIPHKRHTMFKKDDGTLFREQVMGTRGFSGTQSILYHHHMPTEVVKAALIGSYMPEYEEQKSLKHRLFLTNKTVKKGDALGAREYILGNQDLLIGTASVNEPMKSYYRNGDGDEMLFVHYGSGKLETMFGTISYRAGDYLVIPIGTIYRMIPDGKEETKLLFIESFSQITTPRRYRNEYGQLLEHSPFCERDFRGPEILETFDDKGEFEIVTKSRGALHSHILGHHPFDVVGWDGYLYPWAFNVEDFEPITGRVHQPPPVHQTFEGNNFVVCSFVPRLFDYHPEAIPAPYYHSNVNSDELLYYVKGDFMSRKGVQLESITLHPSGIPHGPHPGKTEASIGKKETLELAVMIDTFHPLKVVKSANVIEEPEYMFSWVEK from the coding sequence ATGTATTATCGGCAAATGGGGAGGATCCCTCATAAACGTCATACCATGTTTAAAAAAGACGATGGCACCCTCTTTCGTGAGCAGGTAATGGGTACACGCGGCTTTTCAGGGACCCAGTCCATTCTCTATCACCATCACATGCCAACAGAAGTAGTAAAAGCAGCGCTGATTGGCAGCTATATGCCTGAATATGAGGAACAAAAATCGTTAAAGCACCGTCTTTTTTTAACAAACAAAACCGTAAAAAAAGGTGATGCTCTGGGAGCGAGGGAATATATTTTAGGAAATCAGGATTTATTAATTGGTACAGCTTCAGTAAATGAACCAATGAAAAGCTATTACCGTAATGGTGATGGAGATGAAATGCTGTTTGTTCACTACGGTTCAGGCAAGCTTGAAACTATGTTTGGAACCATATCTTATCGAGCAGGCGATTATCTGGTAATTCCTATTGGAACCATTTATCGAATGATTCCCGATGGGAAGGAAGAAACTAAGCTGTTGTTCATAGAATCTTTTAGCCAAATTACAACGCCAAGACGTTATCGAAATGAATATGGACAACTGCTTGAGCACAGTCCTTTCTGTGAACGTGATTTTCGTGGTCCGGAAATATTAGAGACCTTTGACGATAAAGGAGAGTTTGAGATCGTAACAAAATCCCGGGGGGCGCTTCATTCTCATATATTAGGACATCACCCATTTGATGTCGTCGGCTGGGATGGATACCTTTACCCTTGGGCTTTTAACGTTGAGGATTTTGAACCCATAACAGGAAGAGTACATCAGCCTCCTCCTGTTCATCAAACTTTTGAGGGAAACAACTTTGTGGTATGTTCTTTTGTTCCTAGGTTGTTTGATTACCATCCAGAAGCCATACCTGCCCCGTATTATCATAGTAATGTGAATAGCGACGAATTACTGTATTATGTAAAAGGTGATTTTATGAGTCGTAAAGGCGTACAGCTGGAGTCGATTACACTACATCCAAGTGGTATTCCACATGGTCCGCATCCTGGGAAGACAGAAGCCAGCATTGGAAAAAAAGAAACACTGGAACTAGCCGTTATGATTGATACCTTCCATCCACTTAAAGTGGTTAAGTCGGCTAATGTAATAGAAGAACCAGAATATATGTTTTCATGGGTGGAAAAATAA
- the mnhG gene encoding monovalent cation/H(+) antiporter subunit G — protein MSVIIDFFIGFFILVGSLFCLIATIGVIRLPDVYTRNHAASKAATLGVMSILLGTFLYFYALEGHFNSRLILGIVFLFMTSPISGHLINRAAYNSGVKLWDKSVRDDLKDYNKKVMEKSSVD, from the coding sequence GTGAGCGTAATCATTGATTTTTTCATTGGATTCTTTATCTTAGTTGGATCCCTATTTTGCCTCATTGCTACAATTGGAGTGATTAGACTCCCTGATGTATATACGAGAAACCATGCCGCCTCAAAAGCTGCTACATTAGGGGTAATGTCTATCCTATTGGGAACTTTTCTGTACTTTTATGCGCTTGAAGGTCATTTTAATTCTAGGCTGATTTTAGGAATTGTCTTTCTCTTTATGACTTCCCCCATTTCCGGTCATTTAATTAACAGGGCAGCCTATAATTCAGGAGTAAAACTTTGGGATAAAAGTGTAAGAGATGACTTGAAAGATTATAATAAAAAGGTAATGGAGAAATCATCTGTTGATTAA
- a CDS encoding flavin reductase family protein, with protein MEVSPDTLEWRDAYKLLIGSILPRPIAFVSTIDENGIANAAPFSFFTAICADPMLICFSPMRRGMDGTKKDTLVNIENTKQFVINIVSENMAKQMNDCAVEFDPEVDELDVAGLTKEPSLIVKVPRIKESLVHLECELYQVLDFGDKPGAGSLVIGKVLNIHVEDELLQNGRIDTIKLQPIGRMAGNTYTNPLGKTFDIIRK; from the coding sequence ATGGAAGTGTCACCAGACACCCTTGAATGGAGAGACGCCTATAAGCTGTTAATTGGCTCCATACTGCCGCGTCCGATAGCGTTTGTGTCAACCATAGATGAAAATGGAATCGCCAATGCTGCTCCCTTTAGTTTCTTTACAGCCATATGTGCTGACCCTATGCTGATCTGTTTTTCACCAATGAGAAGGGGAATGGATGGAACAAAAAAAGATACGCTCGTAAATATAGAGAATACGAAGCAATTTGTCATCAATATTGTCAGTGAAAACATGGCGAAGCAAATGAATGATTGTGCGGTTGAATTTGATCCGGAAGTGGATGAGCTGGACGTAGCAGGCTTAACGAAAGAGCCTAGTCTTATCGTGAAAGTTCCTCGTATAAAGGAATCCCTTGTACATTTGGAGTGCGAGCTCTATCAGGTGTTGGATTTTGGTGACAAACCGGGCGCGGGGAGTCTAGTAATAGGTAAGGTTTTAAATATTCATGTTGAGGATGAATTATTGCAGAATGGGCGAATCGATACTATAAAACTGCAGCCTATTGGCAGAATGGCAGGGAATACTTATACCAATCCATTAGGGAAAACGTTCGATATTATTAGGAAATAG
- a CDS encoding Na+/H+ antiporter subunit E, translating to MAFQILLNMVLAFLWMFIKVSYDPISFIKGYIFGLLVIFVLRRYFASRFYLFRLWSFIKLIFIFIKELILSNIAIVKIVLKPKLDMRPAIFAMDTALTKDWQITLLSSLITLTPGTLVIDVSDDNKTLFIHAMNIGEVEDEINSIKNSFEKAILEVSR from the coding sequence TTGGCATTTCAAATTTTATTGAATATGGTGTTAGCCTTTTTATGGATGTTTATTAAGGTTTCCTACGATCCCATTAGTTTTATAAAAGGCTATATTTTTGGACTTCTTGTCATATTTGTGTTAAGACGTTACTTCGCTAGCCGTTTTTATTTATTTCGATTATGGTCCTTTATAAAGCTGATCTTTATTTTTATAAAGGAACTAATTTTGTCCAATATAGCGATTGTAAAAATAGTTTTAAAACCTAAATTAGATATGAGGCCAGCTATTTTTGCAATGGACACAGCTCTAACGAAGGATTGGCAAATTACGCTGCTCTCAAGTTTAATAACATTAACGCCAGGTACATTAGTCATTGATGTTTCAGACGATAATAAAACCCTTTTCATTCATGCGATGAATATTGGGGAAGTAGAAGATGAGATTAACAGTATTAAGAATTCCTTTGAAAAGGCTATTTTGGAGGTGAGCAGGTAA
- a CDS encoding ABC transporter substrate-binding protein has protein sequence MKKGAKVLSVALAGMIMLAGCGSKESSGGAEKDGEKVFKVGISQFAAHPSLDAATEGFKKALKDKGINVEYDEQNAQADMNNVQTIADNFVGDKVDLIFANATPSATSALNATKEIPIIFTSVTDPVGAGLVKAFDQPGENITGTTDNHPEGTAKTINFITEEVKAKEIGVIYNSGEQNSVVQVEEVKKLAEGKGAKLVEVSVSTSAEVKQAAESLVGRVNAIYIPTDNTVVSALESVISVANSKKIPLFVGELDSMKKGAVAASGFEYFDLGYQSGLMAAEILSGNKKASEIPVELPSSLALIINKQAAEAQGLEIKDEWKELGEFYEGE, from the coding sequence ATGAAAAAAGGTGCAAAAGTATTGTCTGTTGCTCTTGCAGGAATGATAATGCTTGCGGGGTGTGGCAGTAAGGAATCATCAGGAGGAGCGGAAAAAGACGGGGAAAAGGTATTTAAAGTTGGTATAAGCCAATTTGCAGCCCATCCTTCATTGGATGCAGCAACAGAAGGGTTTAAAAAGGCTTTAAAGGATAAAGGCATTAATGTGGAATATGACGAACAAAATGCACAAGCGGACATGAATAATGTTCAAACAATCGCCGACAATTTCGTTGGAGATAAAGTGGATCTAATTTTTGCGAATGCAACACCAAGTGCAACGAGTGCACTGAATGCCACGAAGGAAATTCCAATTATCTTTACTTCTGTTACCGACCCGGTGGGTGCTGGATTAGTGAAGGCATTCGACCAACCTGGTGAAAATATTACGGGTACAACGGATAATCATCCGGAAGGAACAGCTAAAACTATTAACTTTATTACCGAAGAAGTAAAAGCGAAGGAAATAGGTGTTATCTATAATTCTGGTGAACAAAACTCTGTTGTTCAAGTGGAAGAAGTGAAAAAGTTAGCAGAAGGAAAAGGTGCGAAGCTTGTGGAAGTTTCTGTATCAACCTCTGCTGAAGTGAAACAGGCAGCTGAATCCTTGGTTGGCCGTGTAAATGCCATCTATATTCCTACAGATAATACGGTAGTTTCAGCTCTTGAGTCGGTCATATCGGTTGCAAACAGCAAAAAGATTCCATTGTTTGTGGGCGAGCTAGATTCAATGAAAAAAGGTGCAGTCGCAGCTAGTGGCTTTGAATACTTTGATCTTGGCTATCAATCTGGTTTAATGGCCGCTGAAATTCTAAGCGGAAATAAAAAGGCTTCTGAAATTCCGGTTGAATTACCAAGCAGCTTAGCACTTATCATTAACAAGCAAGCAGCAGAAGCACAAGGGCTTGAAATAAAAGATGAGTGGAAAGAACTTGGAGAGTTTTACGAAGGAGAATAA
- a CDS encoding Na+/H+ antiporter subunit D yields the protein MTNLIILPILIPLFTGVILIFLNKRIAGQRVVATISSISTMIAAWLIVQKVRTDGIQSLNVSSWEAPFGITLVSDMFSALLVLTTSLISFVCLIYSFKSIGEEREKYYYYAIFNFLLVGVNGAFTTGDIFNLFVFFEVMLMSSYVLLVLGGTKIQLRESIKYLLVNVISSALFVIAVAYLYSVVGTLNMAHISSRINEISVNGMPGILTVIAVLFLIVFGLKGAIFPLYFWMPGSYYAPPVPVLALFGALLTKVGVYSITRTYTLFFYHDIDAFGILFILAILSIVFGVIGAIAYWDIKNIIIYNIIIAVGVILYGVSVLNTASISGAVYYLIHDMLIKAALFLLIGIVISITGTSNLRNISGLITRYPGLGWTFFIAALALAGIPPLSGFVGKLLIVQGGFEGESFIGGFITLMSSLLVLFSVMKIFINGFWGKNRIYRGEEKAPVKQLLVAPVILVVISALYGIGSESILPYISQAADTLINPNLYIDAVLKE from the coding sequence ATGACTAACTTAATCATTTTACCTATACTAATCCCCTTATTTACTGGGGTAATATTGATTTTTCTAAATAAAAGAATCGCAGGTCAGCGCGTTGTAGCAACCATCTCTTCAATAAGTACAATGATTGCTGCTTGGTTAATTGTACAAAAGGTAAGGACTGATGGAATCCAATCCCTCAATGTTAGCAGCTGGGAAGCTCCATTTGGGATTACATTAGTATCTGACATGTTTTCAGCACTTTTAGTACTAACAACAAGCCTTATTTCGTTTGTTTGTTTAATTTACTCCTTTAAATCGATTGGAGAAGAGCGTGAAAAATATTACTACTATGCTATTTTTAACTTTTTATTAGTAGGAGTGAACGGAGCTTTTACAACAGGAGATATCTTTAACCTTTTTGTATTCTTTGAGGTTATGCTTATGTCTTCCTATGTTTTGTTAGTACTTGGAGGAACTAAGATACAACTAAGAGAATCCATTAAATATTTACTTGTCAATGTCATATCATCAGCATTATTTGTGATTGCGGTTGCCTATTTATATTCCGTAGTCGGCACGTTAAATATGGCTCATATTTCTAGTAGAATAAATGAAATTAGTGTAAATGGGATGCCAGGGATATTAACAGTTATTGCAGTCTTGTTTTTAATCGTTTTTGGTTTAAAAGGAGCCATTTTTCCACTCTACTTTTGGATGCCGGGATCCTATTACGCACCACCAGTCCCTGTATTAGCACTTTTCGGAGCTTTATTGACAAAAGTAGGAGTTTACTCGATTACAAGAACCTATACGCTTTTCTTTTATCATGATATAGATGCTTTTGGTATTCTATTCATTCTAGCGATTTTGTCCATTGTATTCGGTGTTATTGGTGCAATTGCTTACTGGGATATCAAGAACATTATTATTTATAATATCATCATAGCTGTAGGTGTGATTCTTTATGGGGTTTCTGTCTTGAACACCGCTTCGATATCAGGTGCTGTTTACTATTTGATTCACGATATGCTTATTAAAGCAGCGTTATTTCTGCTAATAGGAATTGTCATTTCGATTACCGGAACTAGTAATTTAAGAAATATTAGCGGGCTAATTACCCGATATCCAGGTCTTGGCTGGACTTTCTTTATCGCTGCACTAGCTCTCGCAGGAATTCCGCCATTGAGTGGTTTTGTTGGAAAGCTCCTTATTGTGCAGGGAGGATTTGAGGGAGAGAGCTTTATTGGCGGCTTCATTACATTGATGTCCAGTTTGCTCGTTCTGTTTTCAGTTATGAAAATCTTTATTAACGGTTTTTGGGGAAAGAACCGCATTTACCGCGGTGAGGAAAAAGCACCTGTAAAACAATTGCTTGTTGCTCCTGTTATTTTAGTAGTAATTTCTGCTCTGTACGGAATTGGTTCTGAATCCATATTGCCGTATATTTCTCAGGCAGCTGATACCTTAATTAATCCCAATTTATATATTGATGCTGTCTTAAAGGAGTGA